From Halorubrum salinarum, the proteins below share one genomic window:
- a CDS encoding Ig-like domain repeat protein, with product MRHASAALVAALLVVLAGCGGLGGQSLTDASPTIESVDAPASLGHDERATVRATARWAALADGSGAAGSDAPNASLDPVRVTVRIGDATLLAENRSVPANGTMTVTTVVDAAALDPGEHELTVTVGEANATRSIVVEEARAATFAVSGIEAPERVAYGEDLSVTATVTNRGDLAGAQMVSFRYGTAASANRTVTLDGGGETRVSVTFADVRFDGGDHPVVVTTANRTRELAVSVIHPSPYGKTTLGLYVDDEAVDRNVSGVVAAATGYWERNDERYLGYPVAYERVADADAADVILRFERVERCGVEDDDARYFGCADLLVDEPRTPMTATVDPRISDAEMNSTIIHELGHVQGLEHGDEPAGLMNATSTLATNSPVKVHLRGDDGAVTGPVEDEVAAALDHFAARDDVVGNDGFAWEFVDSARDAHLQITYDERGEVCFADGGGSCTVDGEYYGQQDVRLEELDEEVVAWHVGASLAPVLLDEVPPELTGEADRREREAWPE from the coding sequence ATGCGTCACGCCAGCGCCGCCCTCGTCGCCGCGCTCCTCGTCGTGCTCGCCGGCTGCGGCGGCCTCGGCGGGCAGTCACTGACCGACGCCTCGCCGACCATCGAGTCCGTCGACGCGCCCGCGTCGCTCGGCCACGACGAGCGCGCGACGGTCCGGGCCACCGCGCGGTGGGCCGCCCTGGCCGACGGCAGCGGCGCGGCGGGCTCGGACGCGCCGAACGCGAGCCTCGATCCGGTCCGGGTGACGGTCCGGATCGGCGACGCGACGCTGCTCGCGGAGAACCGGTCCGTCCCCGCGAACGGGACGATGACGGTGACGACCGTGGTCGACGCCGCGGCGCTCGACCCCGGCGAGCACGAGCTCACAGTGACCGTCGGAGAGGCGAACGCGACCCGGTCGATCGTCGTCGAGGAGGCGCGGGCGGCGACGTTCGCGGTCTCGGGGATCGAGGCCCCGGAGCGCGTCGCGTACGGCGAGGACCTCTCGGTCACGGCGACCGTGACCAACCGCGGCGACCTGGCGGGCGCACAGATGGTCTCGTTCCGGTACGGGACCGCCGCGAGCGCGAACCGGACGGTGACGCTCGACGGGGGCGGGGAAACGCGTGTCTCCGTCACGTTCGCCGACGTGCGATTCGACGGCGGCGACCACCCGGTCGTCGTGACGACCGCGAACCGGACGCGCGAGCTGGCCGTCTCGGTGATCCACCCGAGCCCCTACGGGAAGACGACGCTCGGCCTCTACGTCGACGACGAGGCGGTCGACCGGAACGTCTCGGGCGTCGTCGCGGCCGCGACGGGCTACTGGGAGCGGAACGACGAGCGCTACCTGGGCTACCCGGTCGCGTACGAGCGCGTCGCCGACGCCGACGCCGCGGACGTGATCCTCCGCTTCGAGCGCGTCGAGCGGTGCGGCGTCGAGGACGACGACGCGCGGTACTTCGGCTGCGCGGACCTGCTCGTCGACGAACCGCGGACCCCGATGACCGCGACCGTCGATCCCCGGATCTCCGACGCGGAGATGAACTCGACGATCATCCACGAGCTCGGGCACGTCCAGGGGCTCGAACACGGCGACGAGCCCGCCGGGCTGATGAACGCGACGAGCACGCTCGCCACCAATAGCCCGGTGAAAGTCCACCTGCGCGGGGACGACGGCGCGGTCACCGGCCCCGTCGAAGACGAGGTGGCCGCGGCGCTCGACCACTTCGCGGCCCGCGACGACGTCGTCGGCAACGACGGGTTCGCGTGGGAGTTCGTCGACAGCGCGCGCGACGCGCACCTCCAGATCACCTACGACGAGCGCGGCGAGGTCTGTTTCGCCGACGGCGGCGGGTCCTGTACGGTCGACGGCGAGTACTACGGGCAACAGGACGTGCGGCTGGAGGAGCTCGACGAGGAAGTCGTCGCGTGGCACGTCGGCGCGTCGCTGGCGCCGGTGCTGCTGGACGAGGTCCCGCCGGAGCTCACCGGCGAGGCGGACAGACGCGAGCGCGAGGCCTGGCCGGAATAG
- a CDS encoding PAS domain-containing protein, translating into MTLRRDVLAAIDADRGSFRPALWGLLDEYDLALGRTPTPVEHPDDRTEREARFVDRLRALDDAPIGLTLTGPAYRDTPIVYVNRWFRERTGYRLDDLRGRNPRLFQGADADADARADFREALSTWSAVTVDLRNRRRDGTPFANRVTLRPLFGDAGTVTHWVAAQEPRPIEGSDAGVE; encoded by the coding sequence GTGACGCTCCGACGCGACGTGCTCGCGGCGATCGACGCCGACCGCGGCTCGTTCCGGCCCGCGCTCTGGGGGCTTCTCGACGAGTACGACCTCGCGCTCGGGAGGACTCCGACGCCGGTCGAGCACCCCGACGACCGAACGGAGCGCGAGGCGCGCTTCGTCGACCGACTCCGGGCGCTCGACGACGCGCCGATCGGGCTCACGCTCACCGGTCCGGCGTACCGCGACACCCCGATCGTCTACGTCAACCGCTGGTTCCGCGAGCGGACCGGCTACCGGCTCGACGACCTCCGCGGCCGGAACCCTCGACTGTTTCAGGGCGCCGACGCCGACGCGGACGCCCGTGCGGACTTCCGCGAGGCGCTGTCGACGTGGTCGGCGGTCACCGTCGACCTCCGCAACCGCCGCCGGGACGGTACCCCGTTCGCGAACCGCGTCACGCTGCGGCCGCTGTTCGGCGACGCGGGCACGGTCACGCACTGGGTCGCCGCGCAGGAGCCGCGGCCGATCGAGGGGTCGGACGCGGGCGTCGAGTGA
- a CDS encoding phytoene desaturase family protein: MSPQPDAGRSDAGEPLAGESIAVVGAGFGGLAAASHLADAGADVTLFERNDHPGGYAGRIERDGFRIDTGPSWYLMPEVFDRFFEHFGRSTDDYYDLIELDPLYEVIWKDGDRASMPADREGQKALFESYESGAGEVLDDYLADAAEAYELGMDRFVYPSRSRLRDMVDADVLRSGRALPKLREMDDYVGDYFDSEKLRQIAEYKLVFLGGSPYNTPAIYTLMSHVDMNLGVYHPVGGIASVVDAMADLAADLGVSIRTSEPVAAIEPSVPKFTVESAPREPGASPRSARFDRVVANAAPPHVERELLPAGTVDRESYWESRTYAPSAYLSYIGVEGEVDLDHHTLVFPTDWRPHFDAIFDEPGWPDDPAYYVHVPSKTDPEAAPEGHEAVFLLVPLAAGLEDDPETRERFRDLVFDDLAEHAGVDFRDRIVFEETACVSDFRRRFNAPRGTALALSHTLDQTGPLRPAHRAPGVDGLYYVGAYTNPGIGMPMCLLSGEHVAEAVVEDATGSGAFPSVVPTSTLR; encoded by the coding sequence ATGTCACCCCAACCGGACGCGGGGCGGTCGGACGCGGGCGAGCCGCTCGCCGGGGAGTCCATCGCGGTCGTCGGCGCCGGCTTCGGCGGCCTCGCCGCGGCCAGCCACCTCGCCGACGCGGGTGCGGACGTGACGCTCTTCGAGCGGAACGACCACCCCGGCGGGTACGCCGGGCGGATCGAGCGCGACGGGTTCCGGATCGACACCGGGCCCTCGTGGTACCTCATGCCGGAGGTGTTCGACCGCTTCTTCGAGCACTTCGGGCGCTCGACCGACGACTACTACGACCTGATCGAACTCGACCCCCTGTACGAGGTGATCTGGAAGGACGGCGACCGCGCGTCGATGCCCGCCGACCGCGAGGGGCAGAAGGCGCTGTTCGAGTCCTACGAGTCGGGCGCGGGGGAGGTCTTAGACGACTACCTCGCGGACGCGGCGGAGGCGTACGAGCTGGGCATGGACCGGTTCGTCTACCCGAGCCGCTCGCGGCTGCGCGACATGGTCGACGCCGACGTGCTCCGGTCCGGCCGCGCGCTCCCGAAGCTCCGGGAGATGGACGACTACGTCGGCGACTACTTCGACAGCGAGAAGCTCCGACAGATCGCGGAGTACAAGCTCGTCTTCCTCGGCGGCTCGCCGTACAACACGCCGGCGATCTACACGCTGATGAGCCACGTCGACATGAACCTCGGCGTCTACCACCCGGTCGGGGGGATCGCGAGCGTCGTGGACGCGATGGCCGACCTCGCCGCGGATCTCGGCGTCTCGATCCGGACGAGCGAGCCGGTGGCCGCGATCGAGCCGTCGGTCCCGAAGTTCACCGTGGAGTCGGCGCCCCGCGAACCGGGCGCGTCGCCCCGCTCGGCCCGCTTCGACCGCGTCGTGGCGAACGCCGCCCCGCCGCACGTCGAGCGCGAGCTCCTCCCCGCGGGGACCGTCGACCGCGAGTCGTACTGGGAGTCGCGGACGTACGCGCCCTCGGCGTACCTCTCTTACATCGGCGTGGAGGGCGAGGTGGACTTGGACCACCACACGCTCGTGTTCCCGACCGACTGGCGGCCGCACTTCGACGCCATCTTCGACGAGCCGGGGTGGCCGGACGACCCGGCGTACTACGTCCACGTCCCCTCGAAGACGGACCCGGAGGCGGCGCCCGAGGGCCACGAGGCCGTCTTCCTGCTCGTGCCGCTGGCCGCCGGGCTGGAGGACGACCCGGAGACCCGCGAGCGGTTCCGCGACCTGGTGTTCGACGACCTCGCCGAGCACGCCGGCGTCGACTTCCGCGACCGGATCGTCTTCGAGGAGACGGCCTGCGTCTCCGACTTCCGGCGGCGGTTCAACGCGCCCCGCGGCACCGCGCTGGCGCTGTCGCACACGCTCGACCAGACCGGGCCGCTCCGGCCGGCGCACCGCGCGCCCGGCGTCGACGGCCTCTACTACGTCGGCGCGTACACGAACCCCGGCATCGGGATGCCGATGTGCCTGCTCAGCGGCGAACACGTCGCCGAGGCGGTCGTCGAGGACGCGACCGGGAGCGGCGCGTTCCCGTCGGTCGTCCCCACGTCGACGCTGCGGTGA
- a CDS encoding metal-dependent hydrolase yields MPSTVVHAGFALLLAAGLLGAYYDRRALAVLLVVLVLPEADSFLGVIMEGAHRTVGHNFVLPGVAALALYYDTRVRERSLVRERLSARWVAVAWVALFVHAFAHVAIDWTHLDGVNAFWPLRDRFFRLDGEVLYSTADGLVQTFVDVRIDPETGSRTVDAGAGGTSESVHVDNPVQPRDPDLDVAEPVDRRFPVANSGWRLYLIGLGLFALGARRLQGDGVGDDA; encoded by the coding sequence ATGCCCTCCACGGTCGTCCACGCCGGGTTCGCGCTGCTGCTCGCGGCCGGGCTGCTCGGCGCGTACTACGACCGGCGGGCGCTCGCGGTCCTGCTCGTCGTCCTCGTCCTCCCGGAGGCGGACAGCTTCCTCGGGGTGATCATGGAGGGCGCGCACCGCACCGTCGGGCACAACTTCGTCCTCCCCGGCGTCGCCGCGCTGGCGCTGTACTACGACACGCGCGTCCGGGAGCGGTCGCTGGTCCGCGAGCGGCTCTCGGCGCGGTGGGTCGCCGTCGCGTGGGTCGCCCTCTTCGTCCACGCCTTCGCGCACGTCGCGATCGACTGGACCCACCTCGACGGGGTCAACGCCTTCTGGCCGCTCCGCGACCGCTTCTTCCGGCTGGACGGCGAGGTCCTCTACTCGACGGCCGACGGGCTCGTCCAGACGTTCGTGGACGTGCGGATCGACCCGGAGACGGGGAGCCGGACCGTCGACGCGGGCGCGGGCGGCACCAGCGAGTCGGTCCACGTCGACAACCCGGTCCAGCCGCGCGACCCCGACCTCGACGTCGCGGAGCCGGTCGACCGCCGGTTCCCGGTCGCGAACAGCGGGTGGCGGCTCTACCTGATCGGGCTGGGCCTGTTCGCGCTGGGCGCCCGGCGGCTCCAGGGCGACGGCGTCGGAGACGACGCCTGA
- a CDS encoding sensor domain-containing protein: protein MVSLRPLAALPVVGVVADGRTYRRLLYLLIAVPLWFVYTGFVTFALAFGIVFSVILVGVGVLIAAVVASRIAAGLERWLANRLLGTDLVAADDLPAAADGGSSGAVATVRAYLSAPSTWRGLGFVSLKFWVTVLAFAPLAVLSRSLALVAAPARYPYAPQFGEVNGEPAVWAIDTAPEAALAAGVGVVGLLVGLHLTNLIAGGARLMAVALLGESDESDDGDDGDRLTVDRGDGVLDEADGGPDETHDEPGDDREAELDEGLDADADGFEFDADTADPDPDDRD, encoded by the coding sequence ATGGTCTCCCTCCGACCGCTGGCAGCCCTCCCGGTCGTCGGCGTCGTCGCCGACGGCCGCACGTATCGCCGCCTGCTGTACCTGCTGATCGCGGTCCCGCTGTGGTTCGTCTACACCGGGTTCGTCACCTTCGCGCTCGCGTTCGGGATCGTCTTCTCGGTCATCCTCGTCGGGGTCGGCGTCCTGATCGCGGCCGTCGTCGCCTCGCGGATCGCCGCCGGGCTCGAACGGTGGCTGGCGAACCGCCTGCTCGGCACCGACTTGGTCGCGGCGGACGACCTCCCCGCCGCCGCGGACGGCGGGTCGTCCGGCGCGGTCGCGACCGTTCGGGCGTACCTGTCGGCGCCGTCGACCTGGCGGGGGCTCGGGTTCGTCTCGCTGAAGTTCTGGGTCACAGTCCTGGCGTTCGCGCCGCTCGCCGTCCTCTCGCGGTCGCTCGCGCTCGTCGCCGCCCCGGCCCGGTACCCCTACGCGCCGCAGTTCGGCGAGGTGAACGGCGAGCCGGCGGTGTGGGCGATCGACACGGCGCCGGAGGCCGCCCTGGCGGCGGGCGTCGGGGTCGTGGGCCTGCTTGTCGGCCTCCACCTGACGAACCTGATCGCGGGCGGCGCCCGGCTGATGGCCGTCGCGCTGCTCGGGGAGAGCGACGAGTCGGACGACGGGGACGACGGCGACCGCCTCACGGTCGATCGCGGCGACGGGGTTCTCGACGAAGCCGACGGCGGCCCCGACGAGACTCACGACGAACCCGGCGACGACCGCGAAGCGGAGTTGGACGAGGGTCTCGACGCTGACGCCGACGGCTTCGAGTTCGACGCGGACACCGCCGACCCCGATCCGGACGACCGCGACTGA
- a CDS encoding zinc ribbon domain-containing protein, whose protein sequence is MPSETDDTKYSVFGGDESTDESERGDGGSPTGRGEAATGDRPQSLGGGEDGCPKCGGTETETDEIATSGTGLTKMFDVQNRRFVVVSCADCGYSELYKGQSSGNAIDFFLG, encoded by the coding sequence ATGCCCTCCGAAACCGACGACACGAAGTACTCCGTCTTCGGCGGCGACGAATCGACGGACGAGAGCGAGCGCGGCGACGGCGGGTCGCCCACCGGCCGCGGCGAGGCGGCGACCGGCGACCGACCGCAGTCCCTCGGCGGCGGCGAGGACGGCTGCCCGAAGTGCGGCGGCACCGAGACGGAGACCGACGAGATAGCCACCAGCGGGACGGGACTGACCAAGATGTTCGACGTCCAGAACCGGCGGTTCGTGGTCGTCTCCTGCGCCGACTGCGGCTACTCCGAGCTGTACAAGGGCCAGTCGTCCGGCAACGCGATCGACTTCTTCCTCGGCTGA
- the purB gene encoding adenylosuccinate lyase: protein MTDDAISGLSRSDPLAAVSPLDGRYAGRTAPLSPYASEAALMRARTRVEVEYLLALGALSATPIGFDEATEAALRGIYREFSAEDARLIKDLETEGAEGYDATNHDVKAVEYFLRVRLAEVAEGPDAPLDDAESLYPWIHFGLTSEDVNNLAHRLLVKDAVSEVIVPAVREVRDALADLAREHRDTPMLARTHGQPATPTTFGKEMAVYAARLGRALGRVVVANGDLSGKLAGASGTFAAHDAAYPDVDWRAFSASFVRGLDLEHTALATQVNPCDDLAALFDALRGVNNVLLDLDLDAWLYVSDRYLGQEAVEGETGSSTMPHKVNPIDFENSEGNLSKANSDLTFLADYVTASRLQRDLSDSTVKRNVGAALAHCLIGYSKAADGLGKVVPNEAVMREELDATPEVIGEAVQTILRREGDTEAYERVKALSRGRSVTLDDFRELFDDLDVDESVRAELNALTPAGYTGVADALADELDDGDDEDDGSA, encoded by the coding sequence ATGACCGACGATGCCATCTCGGGGCTGTCACGGTCGGACCCGCTCGCGGCCGTCTCCCCGCTCGACGGCCGCTACGCCGGCCGAACGGCGCCGCTGTCTCCGTACGCGAGCGAGGCCGCGCTGATGCGCGCCCGGACCCGCGTCGAGGTCGAGTACCTGCTCGCGCTGGGCGCGCTCTCGGCGACGCCGATCGGCTTCGACGAGGCGACCGAGGCGGCGCTCCGCGGAATCTACCGGGAGTTCTCCGCCGAGGACGCCCGCCTGATCAAGGACTTGGAGACCGAGGGCGCGGAGGGGTACGACGCGACCAACCACGACGTGAAGGCGGTCGAGTACTTCCTCCGCGTCCGGCTGGCCGAGGTCGCGGAGGGCCCCGACGCGCCCCTCGACGACGCCGAGTCGCTGTACCCGTGGATCCACTTCGGGCTCACCAGCGAGGACGTGAACAACCTCGCGCACCGGCTCCTCGTCAAGGACGCGGTGAGCGAGGTGATCGTCCCCGCCGTCCGCGAGGTGCGCGACGCCCTCGCCGATCTGGCCCGCGAACACCGCGACACGCCGATGCTGGCGCGCACCCACGGCCAGCCCGCGACGCCGACCACCTTCGGCAAGGAGATGGCCGTGTACGCCGCCCGGCTGGGCCGCGCGCTCGGGCGGGTCGTCGTCGCGAACGGGGACCTCTCGGGGAAGCTCGCCGGCGCCTCGGGCACCTTCGCGGCCCACGACGCCGCCTATCCCGACGTCGACTGGCGGGCGTTCTCCGCGTCGTTCGTGCGCGGGCTCGACCTCGAACACACCGCGCTCGCAACGCAGGTGAACCCCTGCGACGACCTCGCGGCGCTTTTCGACGCGCTCCGCGGCGTCAACAACGTCCTCCTCGATTTAGACCTCGACGCGTGGCTGTACGTCTCCGACCGCTACCTCGGGCAGGAGGCCGTCGAGGGCGAGACGGGCTCGTCGACGATGCCGCACAAGGTGAACCCGATCGACTTCGAGAACAGCGAGGGGAACCTCTCGAAGGCGAACTCGGACCTCACCTTCCTCGCCGACTACGTGACCGCCTCCCGGCTCCAGCGCGACCTCTCGGACTCCACCGTCAAGCGCAACGTCGGCGCCGCGCTCGCGCACTGCCTGATCGGCTACTCGAAGGCCGCCGACGGGCTCGGCAAGGTCGTCCCGAACGAGGCGGTCATGCGCGAGGAGCTGGACGCGACCCCCGAGGTGATCGGCGAGGCGGTCCAGACGATACTGCGCCGCGAGGGCGACACCGAGGCCTACGAGCGCGTGAAGGCGCTCTCGCGCGGTCGGTCGGTGACGCTCGACGACTTCCGCGAGCTGTTCGACGACCTCGACGTCGACGAGTCGGTCCGCGCGGAGCTGAACGCGCTGACGCCCGCCGGCTACACGGGCGTCGCCGACGCGCTCGCGGACGAACTCGACGACGGGGACGACGAGGACGACGGGTCCGCCTAG
- the purH gene encoding bifunctional phosphoribosylaminoimidazolecarboxamide formyltransferase/IMP cyclohydrolase gives MKIAGLASNRGRNLRHIADAAPGGAELSVVLTNREQAPVLGAATERRIPTEVVGRENGESRESHERRIVERLSDYDVDLVCLDGYMRVLTDEFLDAVPTTLNVHPSLLPSFPGADAHEQVLDAGVRTTGCTVHVVTEEVDAGPVVTQEPIPVYEDDDADSLKARVLREAEFTAYPRAVRWFAEDRVTVERDADGEPVGVAVDGDVGGDFPERRFVSEERSASLRYGENPHQDAALYVDDGCEEASVVEADQLNPGAKGMGYNNYNDADAALDLVKEFDEPAAAVIKHTNPAGCAVGSDLSDAYDRALRTDAKSAFGGIVALNRECDADTATAVADSFKEVVVAPGYTDSALDVLREKKNLRVLDVGPLGEGDERFSERFTEKPIVGGRLVQERDRQSPTADDLEVVTEREPTDEQVETMLFAWKTLKHVKSNGILFATGTETVGVGMGQVSRVDAVTLAAMKAEKDAEGKSAEGAVMASDAFFPFPDAIEEAADAGIEAVIQPGGSVNDEDVIAAADERDMAMAFTGSRCFRHD, from the coding sequence ATGAAGATCGCGGGACTCGCGAGCAACCGGGGACGGAACCTCAGACACATCGCCGACGCCGCGCCTGGCGGGGCGGAGCTGTCGGTCGTCCTGACGAACCGCGAGCAGGCGCCCGTGTTGGGCGCCGCGACCGAGCGCCGGATCCCGACCGAGGTCGTCGGGCGCGAGAACGGGGAGTCGCGCGAGTCGCACGAGCGCCGGATCGTCGAGCGGCTCTCGGACTACGACGTCGACCTCGTCTGCCTGGACGGCTACATGCGCGTGCTCACCGACGAGTTCCTCGACGCCGTCCCGACGACGCTGAACGTCCACCCGTCGCTGCTCCCGTCGTTCCCCGGCGCGGACGCCCACGAGCAGGTCCTCGACGCCGGGGTCCGGACGACCGGGTGTACGGTCCACGTCGTCACCGAGGAGGTCGACGCCGGCCCGGTCGTCACCCAGGAGCCGATCCCGGTGTACGAGGACGACGACGCCGACTCGCTGAAGGCGCGCGTCCTCCGCGAGGCCGAGTTCACGGCGTACCCGCGGGCGGTCCGCTGGTTCGCCGAGGACCGCGTGACGGTCGAGCGGGACGCCGACGGCGAGCCGGTCGGCGTCGCGGTCGACGGCGACGTGGGCGGCGACTTCCCGGAGCGGCGGTTCGTCTCCGAGGAGCGGTCCGCCTCGCTGCGCTACGGCGAGAACCCGCACCAGGACGCCGCCCTCTACGTCGACGACGGCTGCGAGGAGGCGAGCGTCGTCGAGGCCGACCAGCTGAACCCCGGCGCGAAGGGGATGGGGTACAACAACTACAACGACGCCGACGCCGCGCTCGACCTCGTCAAGGAGTTCGACGAGCCGGCGGCCGCCGTGATCAAGCACACGAACCCCGCCGGCTGCGCGGTCGGGTCGGACCTCTCCGACGCGTACGACCGCGCACTGCGCACCGACGCGAAGTCGGCGTTCGGCGGCATCGTCGCGCTGAACCGCGAGTGCGACGCCGACACGGCGACCGCCGTCGCCGACTCGTTCAAGGAGGTCGTCGTCGCGCCCGGCTACACCGACAGCGCGCTCGACGTGCTCCGCGAGAAGAAAAACCTCCGGGTGCTCGACGTGGGCCCGCTCGGCGAGGGCGACGAGCGCTTCTCCGAGCGGTTCACGGAGAAGCCCATCGTCGGCGGGCGCCTCGTCCAAGAGCGCGACCGCCAGTCGCCGACCGCCGACGACCTGGAGGTCGTCACCGAGCGCGAGCCGACCGACGAGCAGGTCGAGACGATGCTGTTCGCGTGGAAGACGCTGAAACACGTGAAGTCGAACGGCATCCTCTTCGCGACCGGCACGGAGACGGTCGGCGTCGGCATGGGGCAGGTCTCCCGCGTCGACGCCGTGACGCTCGCGGCGATGAAAGCCGAGAAGGACGCGGAAGGGAAATCCGCCGAGGGCGCCGTGATGGCCTCGGACGCCTTCTTCCCGTTCCCGGACGCGATCGAGGAGGCGGCCGACGCCGGCATCGAGGCCGTCATCCAGCCCGGCGGCTCCGTCAACGACGAGGACGTGATCGCCGCGGCCGACGAGCGCGACATGGCGATGGCGTTCACCGGGTCGCGCTGCTTCCGGCACGACTAG
- a CDS encoding substrate-binding domain-containing protein, whose protein sequence is MRRRQYLRALGLGGAASLAGCTTRAQTPSGDRGTVTLATATTAYDSGLLPVLNRGYADRFGARVESVVRGTGASLRTARDGDCDAVLVHARPLEDEFLREGHGVNRRRVMVNDFLVVGPPDDPAGVAGGDPVAALEAVADAGATFLSRGDRSGTHIRERRIWDEAGVDPGGEWYLETGQGMGDTLIAARQSGAYTLVDRGTFLAVGGDGALARHVDRGIDDPPPLLRNEYAVIPVNPARHDAAYALAMSYVGYLTGPGQSRIEEFRVDGERAFRPLARSADPAFDQYVPSDWDG, encoded by the coding sequence ATGCGTCGCCGACAGTACCTGCGGGCGCTCGGCCTCGGCGGTGCTGCCTCGCTGGCCGGTTGTACGACCCGGGCCCAGACGCCCTCCGGCGACCGCGGCACGGTGACGCTCGCGACCGCCACGACGGCGTACGACAGCGGGCTGCTCCCCGTCCTGAACCGGGGGTACGCCGACCGGTTCGGGGCGCGGGTGGAGTCGGTGGTTCGGGGGACGGGCGCCTCGCTCCGGACCGCCCGGGACGGCGACTGCGACGCCGTGCTCGTCCACGCCCGCCCGCTGGAAGACGAGTTCCTCCGGGAGGGACACGGCGTCAACCGGCGGCGGGTGATGGTTAACGACTTCCTGGTCGTCGGGCCGCCCGACGACCCCGCGGGCGTCGCAGGAGGCGATCCGGTGGCGGCGCTTGAAGCCGTCGCCGACGCGGGAGCGACGTTCCTCTCGCGCGGCGACCGCTCGGGGACGCACATCCGCGAACGACGGATCTGGGACGAGGCGGGCGTCGACCCCGGCGGCGAGTGGTACCTCGAAACCGGCCAGGGGATGGGCGACACGCTGATCGCCGCCCGGCAGTCGGGCGCGTACACGCTCGTCGACCGCGGCACCTTCCTCGCCGTGGGCGGCGACGGCGCCCTCGCGCGGCACGTCGACCGCGGCATCGACGACCCGCCGCCGCTCCTCCGGAACGAGTACGCCGTCATCCCGGTCAACCCCGCGCGACACGACGCGGCGTACGCGCTCGCCATGTCCTACGTCGGCTACCTCACCGGCCCCGGACAGTCGCGGATCGAGGAGTTCCGGGTCGACGGGGAGCGGGCGTTCCGGCCGCTCGCCCGCTCGGCCGACCCCGCGTTCGACCAGTACGTCCCGAGCGACTGGGACGGGTAG